TGACTACACTCCAAAACTTTTGTATCACACAGCTATAAGCTTTGATAAGATCGGTGATACTCAAAGTGCAAATAGGTTTTATAAGGCTTTAAAAGTAGGCTATCCAGATAGCAAAGAAGCTAAAGCCGCTCCCAACAGAAACTAAAATTTACTCTTTTTTAGATATAATCTCACATTAATCAAAACTAAATTCCAAGGAGATTATTGTGAGTAAAGATCAAGTTATAACTATGTTTTACGAACTAAAAGATGCCAACACTGGTGAAATTCTAGAGTCAAATATGCAAGAAGGTGGTCAAATTTCTTTTATTACAGGACATGGCCATATTATAGAAAAGCTTGAAGAAGAAGTTAGCAAGCTAAAATCAGGCGACAAAGCTACTATAAATATCAAAGCAGCTGAGGGTTGCGGCGAATACAATAAAGATGCCATCCAATCACTTCCAAAAGAGCAATTTGCTGGTATAGACCTACATGAAGGCATGGAACTTTTTGGTCAAAATGAAGATGGCTCAAGCGTTCGCGTCATCGTTAAAGAGATCAAAGATGACGAAGTAACAGTTGATTTTAACCACCCATACGCTGGCAAAGACTTGCTATTTAATGTTGAAATTTTAGAAGTTAGAGACGCAACTGAAGATGAAAAAGCAACTGGCATGGTAGCAGGCGCTCACACTTGCGGTTGTGGAGGACATGATCATGATCACGAGCATGAGTGCTGCGGTGGTCATGGACATGGCGAAGGTGGTTGCGGTTGCGGTGGTCACGGACATCACCACCACTAAGAAGCCAAAATGAAAAAATTTGCTTTTATTTTTGCGGGTCAAGGCTCGCAAAGTGTTGGCATGGGGAAAGATTTTTATGAAAATTTCTCTTCGGCAAAATTTCTATTAAATGACGCTTGCAACGACACAGGCATTGACTTTGAAGAGCTTTTATTTACACAAAATGATAAGCTAGATAAGACAGAATTTACTCAACCTGCCATCGTTTTAAACTCGCTTATGAGCTATCTAGCTTTTAGTGAGCGCATAAAAGCTAATCCAGAGTTTAGCCTAGGTCACTCGCTAGGAGAATTTACAGCCCTTGCGGTTAGTGGTGCGTTTAGCTTTGTTGAAGCGATTAGACTTGTAAATTTACGTGGTAAATTTATGCAAGAAGCTTGCGTTGGCAAAGATGCTGGCATGATGGTAGTGCTTGGACTTAGCGACGAAGTTGTTGAGGGGATTTGTAAAGAAGCACAGGATGAGGGCTTACAAATTTACGCTGCAAACTACAACTGCGATGGACAAATCGTTGTCGCTGGCGTAAGAGCCGATCTTGCTAGTTATGAAGCAAAATTTAAAGAAGCTGGCGCAAAAAGAGTAATGCTTTTAAATATGTCAGTAGCAAGCCATTGTCCGATACTTGAGCCAGCTAGTGTTAGACTAGCAAGCGAGCTTGAGAGTACTTTGGCTACCAATTTTTCTCCAGTTGTCTCAAATGTAAATGCTAAAATTTATACTGATAAAAGCGAAGCACTAGTCCTACTAAAAGAGCAGCTAATAAAACCAGTTTGCTATAAACAGAGCATTAAAAACTATGAAAATGATGTTGATTGTTTTATCGAGCTTGGTGCTGCGACGTTAAAGGGCATCAATAAAAAAATTACTGAAAAGCCAACTTATAGTATTACTGATATGGCAAGTCTTGAAGAAGTTGTGAAAATTTTGGAGGAGAGATGATAGCGATACTTGGAGCTATGCAAGAGGAGATAACACCGATCCTTGAAATGGTTGGTGAATATAAAACTGTTCAATATGCAAATAATAAATTTTACTTAGCAAACTATAAGGGAAAAGAGCTAGTCATTGCCTATTCAAAGATAGGTAAAGTAAATGCAGCCATAACGGCAACTTTAATGGTAGAAAAATTTAAGGCCTCAAAATTGCTCTTTACTGGCGTAGCTGGCTCACTTGATGAGAGTTTAAAAATAGGCGATATGCTTTATGCTACTAGCTTAGTGCAACATGATCTTGATATCACGGCTTTTGGCCATCCTTATGGCTATGTACCAGGCACAAGTATATTTGTTAAAAGCGATGAAGGACTAAATGAACTGGCAAAAAAGATAGCTGATAAAAAAGATATGAGCTTAAGTGCTGGTATTATTGCGACCGGAGATCAGTTTATCTGCGATAATGAAAAGAAAGCTTGGATAAAAAAGATATTTAATGCGAGCGCTACCGAGATGGAAGGTGCTAGCGTTGCACTAGTTTGCGAAACACTTGGTGTGCCATTTTTTATACTAAGAGCTATCAGCGATGGAGCTGGTGATGCAGCAGAGTTTGACTTTGATAAATTTTTGCAAGATTCAGCAAATGTTAGTGCAAAATTTATACTTGAAATGGTAGAAAGCTTATGATAGAGCTTAGTAAAAGGCTTCTTAGGCAAGTTGGTCAGACAAACGCCAGATACAAGATGATAGAGGGCGGAGATAAGATCTTGCTTGGTCTTAGCGGTGGTAAAGATAGCCTCGCACTAGCTCACGTACTAAAGCATATCCAAAACGTTACACCTGAAAAATTTGAGTTTAAAGCAGTAACACTAAGCTACGGCATGGGTGAGGACTACGCTTATCTTACGAAGCATTGCAATGAGCACGGAATAGAGCACGAAGTGATAGATAGCTCAATTTTTGAAATTTCAAAAGAGAAAATCCGTAAGAATTCCAGTTTTTGTAGTTTCTTTTCTCGTATGAGAAGAGGCTATCTTTATACTTACGCCTTAAAGCATGGTTTTAATAAGCTCGCGATTGCTCATCATCTAGACGATGCCGCGGAGAGCTTTTTTATGAACTTTACATATAATGGTGCACTAAGGACGCTTGCCCCAAAATATACTGCAAAAAATGGAATCACGGTTATTAGGCCATTTATCTTCGTTCGCGAGAGACAGCTTCGCGAGAATGCTATCAAAAATGAATTAAGAGTTATCGGTGATGAAGCATGCCCTGCAATGAGATTTGACGTAAAGATGCCGCATGCTAGATATGAAACCAAACAGCTTTTAGCAACCTTAGAAAAAGAAAATCCAAAACTTTTTACTTCGCTAAAAGCAGCATTTGAAAATATTCATACTGATACTTTTTTTGCTCTCAATAGCAGTAGTGAAGAGTAAAATTTTTACTTGCTTTTTGGGACTAATCCCAAGAAGCAAGCTATAAATATTTCTATTTTAATTAGCTCGTATCAAAATAAATAAAAAATGTATGAATAGATGAAATTTTTATACTTGTGCATAAATCAAAACTATCATATACAGCAAATACAAAAGCATTTAGTGCAAAAAGCTACTGGTTAGAATTTTTATAACTTAGAAAATTGAAGCTTAAAAAATAGCCATGTGCTTTAAGCATTAAGAAATAGCTATTTAAAATAGCAAGCTATAGCCTAAAGTCCGTCAAGTAAAATTTTATAAAGGCGGTTTATCTCATCGTCATTTAGCTCGATCGTGCTTTTTGTATCAAACAAATTTTTGATCTTACCAGCGTCAAATTCGCTCCTATCAAGGCAGTGCTTGTGAGAGGGTAAAAAACCACGAGTTAAACAAAGCTCGCTCTCTATCTCCTCGTCGCAGATGAAGCACTCAAGCTCGCTGTGAAGCCTACCTTCATACTCTAAAATTTTAACGTAGCTTTCGATGATAAGGCGTTTTGGATTTTGTAGCTGCATCTGTTTGGCGCAGCGATCAAGCTCGTTAAAGTAAATTTTATCGAGCTGCTCGACCTCTTTTAGATGATCATAAAGTAGGCGCATGAACTGCTGCCAAATGATGAGCTTGTCGCGCTCTAGCAGCCATTTAAAGCCAAGGTGAAGTATGCTTCTAAGCTTTGGTAGAAATTTCGCCTCTTGCTCTAGCTCAAAGTCGATCTTATAGCCAGTCATGATGTTTGAGTGGCGTGCGCCAAAAAATCTATACGATTTTACGAGCAAATTTGGCGTTAGCACAAAGACTAAAAGGTCCTCGTCTCTGACCTTTTGCACGCGCAGGATATAGCCTTGCATCTAGGCAAAAAACTCCCTTATGCGCTCTCTCATCGCTGTCACGTCTTTGATAAAATTTATATCATTTCTAAAGGTTGTTGCGCCATCTATCCCCTTGCTGTACTGATGCAAATGCTTTCTAAATATGCAAAGTCCATGCTCTCCGTAGTGCTCGATCATAGCATCAAAGTGAGCTAGTATGATCTTTTGCTTTAGCGCCTTATCCACGCTAGTTTTGGTCTTTATCTCGTGAAATATCCAAGGGTTACCGATGCTTGCTCTGCCGATCATTAGGGCATCGCATTTTGTAAAACTAAGAATTTCATCTGCATTTTGTGCGTTTATATCACCATTTGCGATGACTGGGATTTTTACGCTCGCTTTTACTCTAGCGATCGCTTCGTAATCAACCTTTGCGCTGTATCCGCCAGCTCTGGTGCGCCCATGCACCGCGATGTAGTCTGCGCCGGCTTCTTCGCAGGCTTTTGCGATTTTGATCTCATTTTTATCATTAAAACCAAGCCTAAATTTAACGCTTAGGCTCTCTTTGTTTGAGATGCTTTTTATAGCTGAGATTATGCTTTGAAGCTTGTCAAGATCGTTTAACAAAGCCGATCCCGCACCTTGTCTAACGACCTTTGGCACAGGGCAGCCGCAGTTTAGATCGAGCCCATGAATCCCATCAAATTTATTGATTATCTGCACGGCTTTTTTTATATTTTCTATGTCACTGCCAGCTATCTGGACGACATAGGGCTCTTCGTTTGGGGATTTTTTAATCATTTCAAGCGTTTTGTCACTGCTCTCATAGACCAAGGCATTCGCGCTGATCATTTCGCTAACAGTGACATCACAGCCAAATTTCTTAACTACGCTTCTTAGTGGCAAGTCAGAAAAGCCAGCAAGCGGTGCTAAGAAAAGTGGCTTTTTGCTAAAGTCTATCATTTAAAAAATAACGAGCTAGGCACCATTTTGCCGTTATCTCGTAAAAACAGCAAGACCTTTATCTCTTTAAACTCATCTGGGTCGCTACCTTCGATAGCCTCTCTTACTTTATCAAGCATCTGAAGCTCAAATAGCGCATATACGTAAGCCTCATCAGCATCAGCATGGATGCTTTTTAACTTCTCAAAGATGCTGATAAATGCGTCTGGTTTTAGCTTATTTTTAAGCATTATGGCTACTTTGTCGTATTGAGCTTTTGTCACTTTTGCGTTGTTTAAAAGATCAAAAATTTCATCACTGCTTAGATCGATCTCGTCATTTACAAATCGGGTAATAATAAGCATTATATCTTCACTCGCTAGTTCAAAATTTAATCTTTTGATCTCGCTAAAAGAAGCTACTTTTATGAGTTTATCAAATGCAGCTTTTTTAAGGCTCTCGTTTTGTTCTTGATTTTTAAGTATGTCAAGATAGTAAGTAGGTAGTTGCTCGATTTTATTTAGCTCATTTAGGATATTTAACTTGCTATCTTTTGCTAATCTAAATTTCTTTAGATCGACGATCTCTTTATTTTTTATACTTTTTATAGTTTGTAAGATATTGTTTATTTCAGCATCATCTACACCGACATCTTTAAGCTCGCCTACTGGTGAGATAGAGCGAGTAAGCTGTGAGGCGATCTTGTAAGTGTCGGTTTTGAAGTCTTTATTGCTCTCAAAGCCAAGAAGCGTCTCTTTGGCTAAATCTTTATAAAGCTGGCTATCCTTTTTGATCCATTTTTTATATCTATAAAAAGCATATCCATGATAAGCGATATGAAGTAGAGCAAGAAGTGCTAAAACAACTACCGGAAGAGCGACCCAAATAGCAATTGGCAAAGTTATAGTTTGGCCTAAAAGCTCAAATGTGTAATCAGAACTATTAAGAGAATAAGTAAGTCCTGCAACAACTACTATGTAGATTATGCAATAGACGAGAAATTTTCTAGTTTTCATATTTTCTCCTTAGTTTTTTGCTGTTTTTTCGATTATTTCACGGCAAGTTATGCAGTATTTTGCATGTGGTTTTACTTTTAGTCGCGGTATGCTGATCTCCTCTTCGCACATATCACAAATTCCATAAGTTTTATTTGCTATCTTCTCTAGTGCTTCATCTATTTCTGATAGCTCCGCTCTTTGTTGTGTCGAGATCGAATGCTCTATTAGCTGATCTGTATTTACTGAGGCTATATCAAACTCATCGCTTACACCACTATCTCTTAAGCCATTTACTTCAACAGATGAATCATAGATATTTTTTTTGATCTGTAATTTTCTTTCTTCAAGTAATTTTTTAAAAAAATTTAGCTCAGTTTGTGTCATTTATATTCCTTTATTTGTGGTATGGGTGGTTTGCATTTATGCAAAGTGCTCTAAAAATTTGCTCAAAAAGTACAAGCTTGGCAACCTTATG
This window of the Campylobacter concisus genome carries:
- a CDS encoding LapA family protein, which translates into the protein MKTRKFLVYCIIYIVVVAGLTYSLNSSDYTFELLGQTITLPIAIWVALPVVVLALLALLHIAYHGYAFYRYKKWIKKDSQLYKDLAKETLLGFESNKDFKTDTYKIASQLTRSISPVGELKDVGVDDAEINNILQTIKSIKNKEIVDLKKFRLAKDSKLNILNELNKIEQLPTYYLDILKNQEQNESLKKAAFDKLIKVASFSEIKRLNFELASEDIMLIITRFVNDEIDLSSDEIFDLLNNAKVTKAQYDKVAIMLKNKLKPDAFISIFEKLKSIHADADEAYVYALFELQMLDKVREAIEGSDPDEFKEIKVLLFLRDNGKMVPSSLFFK
- the recO gene encoding recombination protein RecO, whose product is MQGYILRVQKVRDEDLLVFVLTPNLLVKSYRFFGARHSNIMTGYKIDFELEQEAKFLPKLRSILHLGFKWLLERDKLIIWQQFMRLLYDHLKEVEQLDKIYFNELDRCAKQMQLQNPKRLIIESYVKILEYEGRLHSELECFICDEEIESELCLTRGFLPSHKHCLDRSEFDAGKIKNLFDTKSTIELNDDEINRLYKILLDGL
- a CDS encoding tRNA dihydrouridine synthase, translated to MIDFSKKPLFLAPLAGFSDLPLRSVVKKFGCDVTVSEMISANALVYESSDKTLEMIKKSPNEEPYVVQIAGSDIENIKKAVQIINKFDGIHGLDLNCGCPVPKVVRQGAGSALLNDLDKLQSIISAIKSISNKESLSVKFRLGFNDKNEIKIAKACEEAGADYIAVHGRTRAGGYSAKVDYEAIARVKASVKIPVIANGDINAQNADEILSFTKCDALMIGRASIGNPWIFHEIKTKTSVDKALKQKIILAHFDAMIEHYGEHGLCIFRKHLHQYSKGIDGATTFRNDINFIKDVTAMRERIREFFA
- a CDS encoding tRNA 2-thiocytidine biosynthesis TtcA family protein, which encodes MIELSKRLLRQVGQTNARYKMIEGGDKILLGLSGGKDSLALAHVLKHIQNVTPEKFEFKAVTLSYGMGEDYAYLTKHCNEHGIEHEVIDSSIFEISKEKIRKNSSFCSFFSRMRRGYLYTYALKHGFNKLAIAHHLDDAAESFFMNFTYNGALRTLAPKYTAKNGITVIRPFIFVRERQLRENAIKNELRVIGDEACPAMRFDVKMPHARYETKQLLATLEKENPKLFTSLKAAFENIHTDTFFALNSSSEE
- the dksA gene encoding RNA polymerase-binding protein DksA, whose protein sequence is MTQTELNFFKKLLEERKLQIKKNIYDSSVEVNGLRDSGVSDEFDIASVNTDQLIEHSISTQQRAELSEIDEALEKIANKTYGICDMCEEEISIPRLKVKPHAKYCITCREIIEKTAKN
- the fabD gene encoding ACP S-malonyltransferase, translating into MKKFAFIFAGQGSQSVGMGKDFYENFSSAKFLLNDACNDTGIDFEELLFTQNDKLDKTEFTQPAIVLNSLMSYLAFSERIKANPEFSLGHSLGEFTALAVSGAFSFVEAIRLVNLRGKFMQEACVGKDAGMMVVLGLSDEVVEGICKEAQDEGLQIYAANYNCDGQIVVAGVRADLASYEAKFKEAGAKRVMLLNMSVASHCPILEPASVRLASELESTLATNFSPVVSNVNAKIYTDKSEALVLLKEQLIKPVCYKQSIKNYENDVDCFIELGAATLKGINKKITEKPTYSITDMASLEEVVKILEER
- a CDS encoding FKBP-type peptidyl-prolyl cis-trans isomerase, with amino-acid sequence MIVSKDQVITMFYELKDANTGEILESNMQEGGQISFITGHGHIIEKLEEEVSKLKSGDKATINIKAAEGCGEYNKDAIQSLPKEQFAGIDLHEGMELFGQNEDGSSVRVIVKEIKDDEVTVDFNHPYAGKDLLFNVEILEVRDATEDEKATGMVAGAHTCGCGGHDHDHEHECCGGHGHGEGGCGCGGHGHHHH
- a CDS encoding 5'-methylthioadenosine/adenosylhomocysteine nucleosidase, with product MIAILGAMQEEITPILEMVGEYKTVQYANNKFYLANYKGKELVIAYSKIGKVNAAITATLMVEKFKASKLLFTGVAGSLDESLKIGDMLYATSLVQHDLDITAFGHPYGYVPGTSIFVKSDEGLNELAKKIADKKDMSLSAGIIATGDQFICDNEKKAWIKKIFNASATEMEGASVALVCETLGVPFFILRAISDGAGDAAEFDFDKFLQDSANVSAKFILEMVESL